One window of the Klebsiella oxytoca genome contains the following:
- a CDS encoding riboflavin synthase subunit alpha, with amino-acid sequence MFTGIVQGTAKVVSIDEKPNFRTHVVELPEHMLAGLETGASVAHNGCCLTVTDIDGARVSFDLMKETLRITNLGALREGDSVNVERAAKFSDEIGGHLMSGHIMTTAEVVKILTSENNRQIWFKVQDATLMKYILYKGYIGVDGISLTVGEVTPTRFCVHLIPETLQRTTLGGKKLGDRVNIEIDPQTQAVIDTVERVLAAKEAEAALKKAAE; translated from the coding sequence TGAAAAACCCAATTTTCGCACCCACGTCGTGGAACTGCCTGAGCATATGCTGGCGGGTCTTGAAACCGGGGCTTCGGTAGCGCACAACGGCTGCTGTTTAACCGTCACGGATATCGATGGCGCGCGAGTGAGTTTTGACTTGATGAAAGAGACCTTGCGCATAACCAATCTGGGCGCGCTTCGCGAGGGCGATAGCGTTAACGTCGAGCGTGCGGCGAAATTCAGCGATGAAATTGGCGGACACCTGATGTCAGGCCACATCATGACTACCGCCGAAGTGGTGAAGATCCTCACCTCGGAAAATAATCGCCAGATTTGGTTTAAGGTTCAGGACGCGACGCTGATGAAATATATCCTTTATAAAGGCTATATCGGCGTGGATGGCATCAGCCTGACGGTGGGTGAAGTGACGCCAACCCGGTTTTGCGTCCATTTAATCCCGGAAACGCTGCAGCGCACCACGCTTGGCGGGAAAAAACTGGGCGACCGGGTCAATATTGAAATCGATCCGCAGACTCAGGCGGTTATTGACACCGTCGAACGTGTCCTGGCGGCGAAAGAAGCGGAAGCGGCGTTGAAAAAAGCGGCTGAATAA